A genomic segment from Dermacentor silvarum isolate Dsil-2018 chromosome 11, BIME_Dsil_1.4, whole genome shotgun sequence encodes:
- the LOC119433115 gene encoding WD repeat-containing protein 76 isoform X2 has translation MSTVSSSFYGPSTRISARLTLKRLLKAGAKEESTTRRGRERDDKEHSAKKKKRPADENETGQEQKVEKEKEESYRSLIQKNIAEKMAFLESLGVDELKVSVVPPRVQAPAKPSPSAKKPRQDVEPVAARKSLRLQNKPALPENHVSFYQEPVKERVREGPLNFKEVAQSGVDEGGRSCLCEVMVKEELSQVALEPLSRDAETMLDRMMNLQVDDTTVQKVVPARITAMVVHPSLTATLVFAGDKLGNFGFLKLGTSENVVETYTPHTSGLMCLRIRPEEPQKIYSGSYDDTLRCADIERGIFDELYRTDPDVGVMHFDWMLDNTMIVAHASGQVSFLDTRAQEKRTGLYQLHSRKVRTINAHPMNSWWFLTGSVDTTVKLWDSRMMSRRSPVPLGTLSHNRSCSAAFLSPVEGSKVVSTSFDDTIRISNINQATGEMKQQTTLKHNNMTGRWLSPLRAVWMPGCDELFLVGSMEYPRRIEVYSSSGTLLYKFMGESLASVCSLIDVHPERLIIAGGNSSGKLHVLVEP, from the exons GATGACAAGGAGCACTCTGCCAAGAAAAAGAAGCGACCTGCAGATGAAAACGAAACCGGACAGGAACAGAAAGTTGAGAAG GAAAAGGAAGAGTCTTACCGATCACTGATTCAGAAGAACATTGCGGAAAAGATGGCCTTTCTGGAATCTCTCGGTGTCGACGAG TTAAAGGTTTCAGTGGTGCCTCCTCGAGTACAAGCACCTGCCAAGCCGTCACCTTCAGC GAAGAAGCCAAGGCAGGATGTCGAGCCTGTGGCAGCCAGGAAAAGCCTGCGACTGCAGAACAAGCCAGCTCTACCCGAGAATCACGTCTCTTTCTACCAG GAGCCAGTTAAAGAGCGTGTGAGAGAAGGACCACTTAATTTCAAGGAGGTTGCTCAGAGTGGTGTCGATGAAGGTGGCAGGTCTTGCCTCTGTGAGGTCATGGTGAAGGAAGAGCTCAGTCAAGTTGCCTTGGAGCCTCTGTCAAGAGACGCTGAAAC AATGCTTGACAGGATGATGAACCTGCAAGTTGACGACACGACTGTGCAGAAAGTGGTTCCAGCTCGCATCACGGCCATGGTTGTTCACCCATCCCTGACAGCCACTCTTGTCTTTGCTGGTGACAAGCTTGGAAATTTTGGATTTCTGAAGCTG GGCACAAGTGAAAATGTGGTTGAGACATATACTCCGCACACTTCTGGTTTGATGTGCCTGAGGATCCGTCCCGAAGAGCCTCAGAAAATTTACTCTGGAAGCTACGACGACACCTTGCGGTGTGCCGACATTGAGCGAGGCATTTTTGATGAG CTCTATCGCACTGATCCCGATGTTGGTGTGATGCACTTTGACTGGATGCTGGACAACACAATGATCGTGGCACACGCCAGTGGTCAAGTTTCTTTTCTGGACACCAGGGCGCAAGA GAAGCGAACCGGCTTGTACCAACTGCACAGTAGAAAAGTGAGGACCATCAATGCCCATCCCATGAACAGCTGGTGGTTTCTGACGGGCAGCGTAGATAC GACGGTGAAGCTGTGGGACTCCCGAATGATGTCTAGAAGGAGCCCCGTGCCTCTCGGAACGCTGTCGCACAACCGCTCCTGTTCGGCGGCATTCCTCTCACCGGTTGAAGGCAGCAAAGTTGTCTCGACATCATTTGATGACACTATCAG aaTATCCAACATCAATCAGGCAACTGGGGAAATGAAGCAGCAAACCACGCTCAA GCACAACAACATGACCGGGAGATGGCTGTCGCCGCTTAGGGCAGTGTGGATGCCCGGATGCGATGAGCTCTTTCTAGTCGGCAGCATGGAATACCCACGGCGCATCGAGGTCTACTCGAGCAGTGGCACCCTTCTGTACAAGTTTATGGGCGAAAGCCTGGCTTCGGTCTGCTCACTCATCGATGTCCACCCCGAGCGACTCATCATTGCCGGCGGCAACTCAAGTGGCAAGCTGCACGTACTCGTTGAGCCGTAG
- the LOC119433115 gene encoding WD repeat-containing protein 76 isoform X1 has translation MSTVSSSFYGPSTRISARLTLKRLLKAGAKEESTTRRGRERDDKEHSAKKKKRPADENETGQEQKVEKEKEESYRSLIQKNIAEKMAFLESLGVDELKVSVVPPRVQAPAKPSPSANYRKKPRQDVEPVAARKSLRLQNKPALPENHVSFYQEPVKERVREGPLNFKEVAQSGVDEGGRSCLCEVMVKEELSQVALEPLSRDAETMLDRMMNLQVDDTTVQKVVPARITAMVVHPSLTATLVFAGDKLGNFGFLKLGTSENVVETYTPHTSGLMCLRIRPEEPQKIYSGSYDDTLRCADIERGIFDELYRTDPDVGVMHFDWMLDNTMIVAHASGQVSFLDTRAQEKRTGLYQLHSRKVRTINAHPMNSWWFLTGSVDTTVKLWDSRMMSRRSPVPLGTLSHNRSCSAAFLSPVEGSKVVSTSFDDTIRISNINQATGEMKQQTTLKHNNMTGRWLSPLRAVWMPGCDELFLVGSMEYPRRIEVYSSSGTLLYKFMGESLASVCSLIDVHPERLIIAGGNSSGKLHVLVEP, from the exons GATGACAAGGAGCACTCTGCCAAGAAAAAGAAGCGACCTGCAGATGAAAACGAAACCGGACAGGAACAGAAAGTTGAGAAG GAAAAGGAAGAGTCTTACCGATCACTGATTCAGAAGAACATTGCGGAAAAGATGGCCTTTCTGGAATCTCTCGGTGTCGACGAG TTAAAGGTTTCAGTGGTGCCTCCTCGAGTACAAGCACCTGCCAAGCCGTCACCTTCAGC CAATTACAGGAAGAAGCCAAGGCAGGATGTCGAGCCTGTGGCAGCCAGGAAAAGCCTGCGACTGCAGAACAAGCCAGCTCTACCCGAGAATCACGTCTCTTTCTACCAG GAGCCAGTTAAAGAGCGTGTGAGAGAAGGACCACTTAATTTCAAGGAGGTTGCTCAGAGTGGTGTCGATGAAGGTGGCAGGTCTTGCCTCTGTGAGGTCATGGTGAAGGAAGAGCTCAGTCAAGTTGCCTTGGAGCCTCTGTCAAGAGACGCTGAAAC AATGCTTGACAGGATGATGAACCTGCAAGTTGACGACACGACTGTGCAGAAAGTGGTTCCAGCTCGCATCACGGCCATGGTTGTTCACCCATCCCTGACAGCCACTCTTGTCTTTGCTGGTGACAAGCTTGGAAATTTTGGATTTCTGAAGCTG GGCACAAGTGAAAATGTGGTTGAGACATATACTCCGCACACTTCTGGTTTGATGTGCCTGAGGATCCGTCCCGAAGAGCCTCAGAAAATTTACTCTGGAAGCTACGACGACACCTTGCGGTGTGCCGACATTGAGCGAGGCATTTTTGATGAG CTCTATCGCACTGATCCCGATGTTGGTGTGATGCACTTTGACTGGATGCTGGACAACACAATGATCGTGGCACACGCCAGTGGTCAAGTTTCTTTTCTGGACACCAGGGCGCAAGA GAAGCGAACCGGCTTGTACCAACTGCACAGTAGAAAAGTGAGGACCATCAATGCCCATCCCATGAACAGCTGGTGGTTTCTGACGGGCAGCGTAGATAC GACGGTGAAGCTGTGGGACTCCCGAATGATGTCTAGAAGGAGCCCCGTGCCTCTCGGAACGCTGTCGCACAACCGCTCCTGTTCGGCGGCATTCCTCTCACCGGTTGAAGGCAGCAAAGTTGTCTCGACATCATTTGATGACACTATCAG aaTATCCAACATCAATCAGGCAACTGGGGAAATGAAGCAGCAAACCACGCTCAA GCACAACAACATGACCGGGAGATGGCTGTCGCCGCTTAGGGCAGTGTGGATGCCCGGATGCGATGAGCTCTTTCTAGTCGGCAGCATGGAATACCCACGGCGCATCGAGGTCTACTCGAGCAGTGGCACCCTTCTGTACAAGTTTATGGGCGAAAGCCTGGCTTCGGTCTGCTCACTCATCGATGTCCACCCCGAGCGACTCATCATTGCCGGCGGCAACTCAAGTGGCAAGCTGCACGTACTCGTTGAGCCGTAG